The following are from one region of the Anguilla rostrata isolate EN2019 chromosome 7, ASM1855537v3, whole genome shotgun sequence genome:
- the wnt2 gene encoding protein Wnt-2 isoform X1, whose protein sequence is MNLLPTGICFYISVAICWFTSRVDASWWYMGTLGSQVMCDNIPGLANKQRQLCRQHPKMMQAIGAGIKDWIGECQYQFRNHRWNCSTMARDHTVFGRILLRSSREAAFVYAISSAGVVHTLTRACSQGELESCSCDPEKKGTSRDAKGAFDWGGCSDHVDYALRFTQAFIDAKERRQRDARALMNLHNNRAGRKAVKRFMNLECKCHGVSGSCTVRTCWLAMADFRHTGEYLRMKYNGAVQVVMNQYGTGFSRAYRKFKRPTKNDLVYFENSPDYCVRDLESGSAGTGGRVCNRTSRGMDSCEVMCCGRGYDTSRMGRTTKCECKFHWCCAVRCRDCHEVVDVHTCKDQDSATWLGQM, encoded by the exons ATGAACTTATTGCCAACtggaatatgtttttatatatctGTAGCAATCTGTTGGTTCACGTCAAGGGTCGATGCATCTTGGTG GTACATGGGCACCCTAGGGTCACAGGTGATGTGCGACAACATCCCTGGTTTAGCTAACAAACAGCGTCAGCTTTGCCGCCAGCATCCGAAGATGATGCAAGCGATTGGGGCTGGTATTAAAGATTGGATTGGTGAATGTCAGTATCAGTTCCGTAACCACCGCTGGAACTGCAGTACTATGGCGCGGGACCACACGGTATTCGGAAGAATTCTTCTTCGAA GCAGTCGCGAGGCCGCCTTTGTTTACGCCATCTCCTCGGCCGGCGTGGTCCACACGCTCACCCGCGCCTGCAGCCAGGGGGAGCTGGAGTCCTGCTCCTGCGACCCCGAGAAAAAAGGCACGTCCCGGGACGCCAAGGGGGCCTTCGACTGGGGCGGCTGCAGCGACCACGTGGACTACGCCCTCAGATTCACCCAGGCCTTCATCGACGCCAAGGAGCGGAGACAGAGGGATGCCCGGGCGCTAATGAACCTCCACAACAATAGAGCTGGCAGGAAG GCAGTGAAGCGCTTCATGAACCTGGAGTGCAAATGTCATGGTGTCAGTGGCTCCTGCACAGTGAGGACATGCTGGCTCGCCATGGCAGACTTTCGCCACACGGGGGAGTACCTGCGTATGAAGTACAATGGGGCCGTCCAGGTGGTCATGAACCAGTATGGCACGGGGTTCAGCCGTGCCTACAGGAAGTTCAAGAGGCCCACCAAGAATGACCTTGTGTACTTCGAGAACTCGCCCGACTACTGTGTTCGTGACCTGGAGTCGG GCTCAGCTGGCACGGGTGGGCGCGTCTGCAACAGGACTTCAAGGGGCATGGACAGCTGTGAGGTCAtgtgctgtgggcggggctacgaCACCTCCCGGATGGGCCGCACGACCAAGTGCGAGTGCAAGTTCCACTGGTGCTGTGCCGTCCGCTGCCGGGACTGCCACGAGGTGGTGGACGTCCACACCTGCAAGGACCAGGACAGCGCCACCTGGCTGGGGCAGATGTGA
- the wnt2 gene encoding protein Wnt-2 isoform X2 — protein MELGSSFCRYMGTLGSQVMCDNIPGLANKQRQLCRQHPKMMQAIGAGIKDWIGECQYQFRNHRWNCSTMARDHTVFGRILLRSSREAAFVYAISSAGVVHTLTRACSQGELESCSCDPEKKGTSRDAKGAFDWGGCSDHVDYALRFTQAFIDAKERRQRDARALMNLHNNRAGRKAVKRFMNLECKCHGVSGSCTVRTCWLAMADFRHTGEYLRMKYNGAVQVVMNQYGTGFSRAYRKFKRPTKNDLVYFENSPDYCVRDLESGSAGTGGRVCNRTSRGMDSCEVMCCGRGYDTSRMGRTTKCECKFHWCCAVRCRDCHEVVDVHTCKDQDSATWLGQM, from the exons ATGGAATTGGGTTCATCTTTCTGCAGGTACATGGGCACCCTAGGGTCACAGGTGATGTGCGACAACATCCCTGGTTTAGCTAACAAACAGCGTCAGCTTTGCCGCCAGCATCCGAAGATGATGCAAGCGATTGGGGCTGGTATTAAAGATTGGATTGGTGAATGTCAGTATCAGTTCCGTAACCACCGCTGGAACTGCAGTACTATGGCGCGGGACCACACGGTATTCGGAAGAATTCTTCTTCGAA GCAGTCGCGAGGCCGCCTTTGTTTACGCCATCTCCTCGGCCGGCGTGGTCCACACGCTCACCCGCGCCTGCAGCCAGGGGGAGCTGGAGTCCTGCTCCTGCGACCCCGAGAAAAAAGGCACGTCCCGGGACGCCAAGGGGGCCTTCGACTGGGGCGGCTGCAGCGACCACGTGGACTACGCCCTCAGATTCACCCAGGCCTTCATCGACGCCAAGGAGCGGAGACAGAGGGATGCCCGGGCGCTAATGAACCTCCACAACAATAGAGCTGGCAGGAAG GCAGTGAAGCGCTTCATGAACCTGGAGTGCAAATGTCATGGTGTCAGTGGCTCCTGCACAGTGAGGACATGCTGGCTCGCCATGGCAGACTTTCGCCACACGGGGGAGTACCTGCGTATGAAGTACAATGGGGCCGTCCAGGTGGTCATGAACCAGTATGGCACGGGGTTCAGCCGTGCCTACAGGAAGTTCAAGAGGCCCACCAAGAATGACCTTGTGTACTTCGAGAACTCGCCCGACTACTGTGTTCGTGACCTGGAGTCGG GCTCAGCTGGCACGGGTGGGCGCGTCTGCAACAGGACTTCAAGGGGCATGGACAGCTGTGAGGTCAtgtgctgtgggcggggctacgaCACCTCCCGGATGGGCCGCACGACCAAGTGCGAGTGCAAGTTCCACTGGTGCTGTGCCGTCCGCTGCCGGGACTGCCACGAGGTGGTGGACGTCCACACCTGCAAGGACCAGGACAGCGCCACCTGGCTGGGGCAGATGTGA